The following coding sequences lie in one Micromonospora sp. R77 genomic window:
- a CDS encoding FMN-dependent NADH-azoreductase, with the protein MTSLLHISASPRGEHSESLAIARQFTDAYRAAHPDATMEHWDLWDGSLPAFGVGANAKMTVFGGGTPTGAEGAAWAEARRVFDRFAAADRVVFSVPMWNGTVLYVLKQFIDVVSQPGWVFGVDAATGYDGLLAGRGTRVAVIYTSAVWAPGVRPEFGADFQSTYFSDWLRWTGLADITEIRFHPTLTGDRDLARARALTRARDVAETF; encoded by the coding sequence ATGACGAGCCTTCTGCACATCTCCGCGTCACCGAGGGGCGAGCACTCCGAGTCGCTCGCCATCGCGCGGCAGTTCACCGACGCCTATCGGGCCGCCCACCCCGACGCGACCATGGAGCACTGGGATTTGTGGGACGGGTCGCTCCCCGCGTTCGGGGTCGGGGCCAACGCCAAGATGACCGTGTTCGGCGGGGGAACCCCCACCGGCGCGGAGGGCGCGGCCTGGGCCGAGGCGCGCCGCGTGTTCGACCGGTTCGCCGCGGCCGACCGGGTGGTGTTCAGCGTGCCCATGTGGAACGGCACGGTCCTCTACGTCCTCAAGCAGTTCATCGACGTGGTGAGCCAACCCGGGTGGGTGTTCGGCGTCGACGCGGCGACGGGCTACGACGGCCTCCTCGCCGGCCGCGGCACGCGGGTCGCCGTGATCTACACCAGCGCCGTGTGGGCGCCCGGGGTACGACCGGAGTTCGGCGCCGACTTCCAGTCCACGTACTTCTCCGACTGGCTCCGGTGGACCGGCCTGGCCGACATCACCGAGATCCGCTTCCACCCGACCCTCACCGGCGACCGGGACCTCGCGCGCGCCCGCGCGCTCACCCGGGCCCGCGACGTCGCCGAGACGTTCTGA
- a CDS encoding YccF domain-containing protein: MIRFVLNLLWLIFGGGIVLAAGYGIAALICFLLVVTIPFGVASLRLAVYSLWPFGRTVVPKPGAGIVSGLTNILWVVLAGWWLALTHILAGIALCLTVIGIPFGIANFKLVPAAFWPLGREVVDAP, encoded by the coding sequence ATGATCCGGTTCGTGCTCAACCTGCTGTGGCTCATCTTCGGCGGCGGCATCGTCCTCGCCGCCGGCTACGGCATCGCCGCGCTGATCTGCTTCCTCCTGGTCGTCACCATTCCGTTCGGCGTCGCATCGCTCCGGCTGGCGGTCTACTCGTTGTGGCCGTTCGGCCGCACCGTCGTGCCCAAGCCGGGCGCCGGTATCGTCTCCGGGCTGACCAACATCCTCTGGGTGGTGCTCGCCGGCTGGTGGCTGGCCCTGACCCACATCCTCGCCGGTATCGCGCTGTGTCTGACGGTCATCGGCATCCCGTTCGGCATCGCCAACTTCAAGCTCGTGCCCGCCGCATTCTGGCCCCTCGGCCGCGAGGTTGTCGACGCACCATAG